In Bacillota bacterium, a single genomic region encodes these proteins:
- a CDS encoding metallophosphoesterase, producing MTAGMTTLLGTMAVAAFGSALYAHFIEAERLMVTRVDVPIAGLDRAFDGFRLVQVSDVHGKLRLGRKPLTELVAAQRPDLVAITGDLINAGGPYEPALAATGRMTAPYGVFFVPGNNETNAAAAGRTAGLVPWLTSFGVQSLVNRPAKVERCGAWFWLIGVDDPTRRRLDDLGRAVKGTEDGRPRILMAHSPDILTRTGRTRLDYVIVGHTHGGQVCLPWFGPLITRSPFGRRLASGPGWADGVRAYVSRGLGTSLLPIRLSCPPEIVVHVLRAGGR from the coding sequence GTGACGGCCGGGATGACGACGCTCCTCGGGACGATGGCCGTGGCGGCCTTCGGAAGCGCCCTCTACGCTCACTTCATCGAGGCGGAGAGGCTGATGGTGACGCGGGTAGACGTCCCCATCGCCGGGCTGGATCGGGCCTTCGACGGTTTCCGGCTGGTCCAGGTCTCTGATGTCCACGGCAAGCTGCGCCTGGGACGCAAGCCCCTGACCGAACTGGTCGCCGCCCAGCGCCCGGACCTCGTGGCTATCACCGGAGACCTGATCAACGCCGGCGGACCATACGAACCGGCGCTCGCCGCGACCGGACGGATGACCGCCCCCTATGGCGTCTTCTTCGTCCCGGGCAACAACGAGACGAACGCGGCGGCCGCCGGCCGCACGGCCGGGTTGGTGCCCTGGTTGACCTCCTTCGGAGTCCAGTCTCTGGTCAACCGGCCGGCCAAGGTCGAGCGCTGCGGGGCCTGGTTCTGGCTGATCGGAGTGGATGACCCGACGAGGCGGCGCCTGGATGACCTGGGGCGGGCGGTCAAGGGCACCGAGGACGGACGGCCGCGCATCTTGATGGCCCACTCGCCGGATATCCTGACGAGGACGGGGCGGACCCGCCTCGACTACGTCATCGTCGGCCATACCCACGGTGGCCAGGTGTGCCTGCCGTGGTTCGGCCCCCTGATCACCCGCTCTCCCTTCGGACGACGATTGGCATCCGGGCCGGGGTGGGCCGATGGCGTCCGGGCCTATGTTTCTCGGGGCCTCGGAACCAGCTTGCTTCCCATCCGGTTGAGCTGTCCGCCGGAAATCGTCGTCCACGTCCTTCGGGCGGGTGGCCGCTGA
- a CDS encoding nucleoside-diphosphate kinase translates to MKLPLEKTLILVKPDGLQRGLVGAILGRFERVGLKIVALRVAHPTRAQAEAHYPNTREWIEGMGQKTLQSYKENGVEPFAEVGTDDPLKIGEMVKNWNIDYLSSGPVVACALEGYHAIQVVRKMCGNTLPLAADPGTIRGDYSVGSPIVANALKHAIHNLIHASSTPDEAAHEIAHWFPDGGLVEYKRIDEAVMF, encoded by the coding sequence TTGAAACTGCCCTTGGAAAAGACCCTCATCCTGGTCAAGCCTGACGGTCTCCAGCGTGGACTGGTCGGGGCCATCCTCGGCCGCTTCGAGCGGGTCGGGCTGAAGATCGTCGCCCTGCGCGTCGCCCACCCCACCAGAGCGCAGGCCGAGGCCCATTACCCCAACACCCGCGAGTGGATCGAGGGGATGGGTCAGAAGACCCTGCAAAGTTACAAGGAGAATGGGGTCGAACCGTTCGCCGAGGTCGGGACGGATGACCCGCTGAAGATCGGCGAGATGGTCAAGAATTGGAACATCGACTATCTCTCGTCGGGCCCCGTCGTCGCCTGCGCCCTCGAGGGCTACCATGCCATCCAGGTCGTCCGGAAGATGTGCGGGAACACCCTGCCGCTGGCCGCCGATCCGGGGACGATCCGCGGCGATTACTCGGTCGGCTCGCCGATCGTCGCCAACGCCCTCAAGCACGCCATCCACAACCTCATTCACGCCTCGAGCACACCTGACGAAGCCGCCCACGAGATCGCCCATTGGTTCCCCGACGGCGGTCTGGTCGAGTACAAGCGGATCGACGAAGCCGTGATGTTCTGA
- the speD gene encoding adenosylmethionine decarboxylase: MNALGRHILAELYGCNPESLNDLKKVEKAMVSAAIKAGAEVREVAFHKFSPQGISGVVVISESHLAVHTWPEHCYAAVDVFTCGDRVDPWVACEFINQAFGAQHTTANEVKRGIFEEAEKKIAG; encoded by the coding sequence ATGAACGCACTTGGGCGCCACATCCTAGCGGAGCTCTACGGGTGTAACCCTGAGTCGCTGAACGACCTGAAGAAGGTCGAGAAGGCCATGGTCTCTGCCGCCATCAAGGCGGGAGCCGAAGTCAGAGAGGTGGCTTTTCATAAGTTCAGCCCGCAAGGGATCAGCGGTGTCGTGGTCATCTCCGAATCACATCTCGCCGTTCACACCTGGCCGGAGCATTGCTACGCGGCTGTCGACGTGTTCACGTGCGGCGATCGGGTCGACCCCTGGGTGGCTTGCGAATTCATCAACCAGGCCTTCGGGGCTCAGCATACGACGGCCAATGAGGTCAAGCGGGGCATCTTCGAGGAAGCTGAGAAGAAGATCGCCGGATGA
- a CDS encoding M42 family metallopeptidase, giving the protein MLRDLTDASGISGYEFEARATVRRYLEQAATIEHDNLGSIIGKQVGVTDRPRIMLAGHMDEVGFMVTGITKEGFLRFQTIGGWWEQVMLAQRVTVKTHRGDLAGIVGSKPPHILSAEDRKKVVEKKDMFIDVGATDEEEAKKLGVRPGDPVIPVSPFTVMGNGQALMAKAWDDRIGCAIFIDVLRNLKNEPHPNTLYGVGTVQEEVGLRGATTSVEAVDPDVGFAMEVSIAGDMPGVKENEATDRLGGGPSILVYDGSMIPNLRLRDLVVETAEKEKIPYQFSAMPGGGTDAGRIHVHGQGVPSLVIGVPCRYIHSHSGIIRREDYDHTVRLLTAVVKRLDARTVSSLTA; this is encoded by the coding sequence ATGCTCCGCGACCTGACTGACGCTTCCGGGATTTCCGGTTATGAGTTCGAAGCCCGGGCGACCGTCCGGCGGTACCTCGAACAGGCGGCCACGATCGAGCACGACAACCTCGGAAGCATCATCGGCAAGCAGGTCGGCGTCACCGACCGGCCGCGGATCATGCTGGCCGGGCACATGGACGAAGTCGGCTTCATGGTCACCGGGATAACCAAGGAAGGCTTCCTGCGCTTCCAGACCATCGGCGGCTGGTGGGAGCAGGTGATGCTGGCCCAGCGAGTGACGGTCAAAACCCACCGCGGCGACCTGGCCGGCATCGTCGGCTCGAAACCACCGCACATCCTCTCAGCCGAGGATCGAAAGAAGGTCGTCGAGAAGAAGGACATGTTCATCGACGTCGGCGCGACCGACGAAGAAGAAGCCAAGAAGCTCGGGGTCAGACCGGGCGACCCGGTCATCCCGGTGAGTCCCTTCACCGTCATGGGCAACGGACAAGCCTTGATGGCCAAGGCCTGGGACGACCGGATCGGTTGTGCCATCTTCATCGATGTCCTCCGCAACCTCAAGAACGAACCCCACCCGAACACGCTTTACGGTGTCGGAACGGTTCAGGAAGAGGTCGGCTTGCGCGGGGCGACGACGAGTGTCGAGGCGGTTGACCCGGACGTCGGCTTCGCCATGGAGGTCTCCATCGCCGGTGACATGCCGGGGGTGAAGGAGAACGAGGCCACTGATAGACTCGGCGGCGGACCTTCAATCCTGGTCTACGACGGCTCGATGATTCCAAACCTCAGGTTGCGCGACCTGGTGGTCGAGACGGCCGAGAAAGAGAAGATCCCTTACCAGTTCTCGGCCATGCCGGGGGGGGGGACCGACGCCGGCCGTATCCACGTCCACGGGCAGGGTGTTCCGAGTCTGGTCATCGGGGTGCCTTGTCGGTACATCCACAGTCACAGCGGAATCATCCGGCGCGAGGACTACGACCACACGGTGAGGCTCTTGACCGCGGTTGTCAAGCGGCTTGACGCGAGGACCGTTTCGTCCCTCACCGCCTGA